The DNA segment AGCTGGCGCTGGTGTTGCGTCAGCACACAGAATACGTAGACTCCGTTTGTGTCACGCGTGCACAAGACTGACTCTATCAATCCCCAGAATGAATGAGCGACGAATGAGCTGAGGCCAAACACATAAAACGCCTTTCTAGATAACGATAGGTTCTAGGTATGAATGGGAATACACATCGCCCCAATGTCATGAACGCCTTTCGTGCACAGCTTCAAGCACCAAAGTGTACATATGGAACCTACAATGCCTTCTCTCGCGATGACCACTGGCACAACTCAAGATTCCTATCTCCCCTCGTCTCTCCACGTccggcttcctcctcttgctggACCCACTCATCTCTCAAAGCAACGACCGCACCGTGAAGCGCAGTTCTAACCGAGACATCGTCCAGCTCTGATGTTTCCAGAGATGTATACACCTTCTTGGCCATGTCGACACATAACTGGTCATCGACGTCCCAGAGCGTGGCGATGATATGTCAAAACCCGGCAACTTGGAATGCGGCAGCGAGAGGTAGCTCATCCGTCGCAGTCTCATTCCCTACACGGCCTGTACCGCAAGCGGACAAGTAGGCCAGGAACGGAGGG comes from the Podospora pseudocomata strain CBS 415.72m chromosome 5, whole genome shotgun sequence genome and includes:
- a CDS encoding hypothetical protein (COG:O; EggNog:ENOG503NY6D), producing the protein MAKKVYTSLETSELDDVSVRTALHGAVVALRDEWVQQEEEAGRGETRGDRNLELCQWSSREKAFASYVAVMSRTADRLQQP